A single Pseudomonas putida DNA region contains:
- the rlmKL gene encoding bifunctional 23S rRNA (guanine(2069)-N(7))-methyltransferase RlmK/23S rRNA (guanine(2445)-N(2))-methyltransferase RlmL, whose translation MSDRFELYLTCPKGLEGLLAEEARGLGLDDVREHTSAIRGAADMETAYRLCLWSRLANRVLLVLKRFSMKNADDLYDGVHAVDWADHLAADGTLAVEFSGHGSGIDNTHFGALKVKDAIVDKLRNREGLRPSVEKVDPDVRVHLRLDRGEAILSLDLSGHSLHQRGYRLQQGAAPLKENLAAAVLIRAGWPRIAAEGGALADPMCGVGTFLVEAAMIAADIAPNLKRERWGFSAWLGHVPATWRKVHEEGQARAQAGLAKPPLWIRGYEADPRLIQPGRNNVERAGLGDWVKIYQGEVSTFEPRPDQNQKGLVISNPPYGERLGDEASLLYLYQNFGERLRQACMGWEAAMFTGAPELGKRMGIRSHKQYAFWNGALPCKLLLFKVQPDQFVTGERREAQADNGEVRRPAAVASEPARLSEGAQMFANRLQKNLKQLGKWARREQVDCYRLYDADMPEYALAVDLYQDWVHVQEYAAPRSIDPDKAQARLLDALAAIPQALNIDPQRVVLKRRERQSGTRQYERQATEGRFQEVNEGGVKLLVNLTDYLDTGLFLDHRPMRMRIQREANGKRFLNLFCYTATATVHAAKGGARSTTSVDLSKTYLDWARRNLSLNGFSERNRLEQGDVMAWLEGNRDSYDLIFIDPPTFSNSKRMEGVFDVQRDHVQLLDLAMARLAPGGVLYFSNNFRKFQLDEHVSTRYAVEEISAQTLDPDFARNNRIHRAWRLQLR comes from the coding sequence ATGTCGGACCGTTTCGAACTCTATCTCACCTGCCCCAAAGGCCTGGAAGGCCTGCTTGCCGAAGAGGCACGAGGCCTCGGCCTGGATGATGTGCGTGAGCACACCTCGGCCATTCGCGGCGCCGCCGACATGGAAACCGCCTACCGCCTGTGCCTGTGGTCGCGCCTGGCCAACCGCGTGTTGCTGGTGCTCAAGCGCTTCTCGATGAAGAACGCCGATGACCTTTACGATGGCGTACACGCCGTGGACTGGGCGGACCACCTGGCTGCTGACGGCACCCTGGCCGTGGAGTTCAGCGGCCATGGTTCGGGCATCGACAACACCCATTTCGGTGCGCTCAAGGTCAAGGACGCGATCGTCGACAAGCTGCGCAACCGTGAAGGCCTGCGCCCGTCGGTGGAAAAGGTCGACCCGGATGTGCGCGTGCACCTGCGCCTGGACCGCGGCGAAGCGATCCTGTCCCTCGACCTGTCCGGCCACAGCCTGCACCAGCGGGGCTATCGCCTGCAGCAAGGCGCCGCGCCGCTGAAGGAAAACCTGGCGGCAGCGGTACTGATCCGCGCCGGCTGGCCGCGCATTGCCGCCGAAGGTGGCGCCCTGGCCGACCCGATGTGCGGTGTAGGTACCTTCCTGGTGGAGGCGGCGATGATCGCCGCCGACATCGCGCCCAACCTCAAGCGTGAGCGCTGGGGCTTCAGTGCCTGGCTCGGCCACGTACCGGCCACCTGGCGCAAGGTCCACGAAGAAGGGCAGGCCCGCGCGCAAGCCGGCCTGGCCAAGCCACCACTGTGGATTCGCGGTTATGAAGCCGACCCGCGGCTGATCCAGCCAGGGCGCAACAACGTCGAGCGCGCGGGCCTGGGCGACTGGGTGAAGATCTACCAGGGCGAAGTCAGCACCTTCGAGCCGCGCCCGGACCAGAACCAGAAAGGCCTGGTCATCAGCAACCCGCCGTACGGTGAGCGCCTGGGTGACGAAGCCAGCCTGTTGTACCTCTACCAGAACTTTGGCGAGCGCCTGCGCCAGGCCTGCATGGGCTGGGAAGCGGCGATGTTCACTGGCGCGCCGGAGCTGGGCAAGCGCATGGGCATCCGCAGCCACAAGCAATATGCTTTCTGGAACGGCGCACTGCCGTGCAAGCTGTTGCTGTTCAAGGTGCAGCCCGACCAGTTCGTGACCGGCGAGCGCCGCGAGGCCCAGGCCGACAATGGCGAGGTCCGCCGCCCTGCGGCGGTTGCCAGCGAGCCGGCACGCCTGTCGGAAGGCGCGCAGATGTTCGCCAACCGCCTGCAAAAGAACCTCAAGCAGCTTGGCAAGTGGGCCCGCCGTGAGCAGGTCGACTGCTACCGCCTGTATGATGCCGACATGCCTGAGTATGCCCTGGCGGTAGACCTCTACCAGGACTGGGTGCATGTGCAGGAATACGCCGCTCCCCGTTCGATCGACCCGGACAAGGCCCAGGCGCGCCTGCTCGATGCCCTGGCGGCGATCCCCCAGGCATTGAACATCGACCCGCAGCGTGTGGTGCTCAAGCGCCGCGAGCGCCAGAGCGGCACCCGCCAGTACGAGCGCCAGGCGACCGAAGGGCGTTTCCAGGAGGTCAATGAGGGTGGCGTGAAGCTGCTGGTCAACCTCACCGACTACCTCGACACCGGGCTGTTCCTCGACCACCGCCCGATGCGCATGCGCATCCAGCGCGAGGCCAACGGCAAGCGCTTCCTCAACCTGTTCTGCTACACCGCCACGGCCACCGTGCACGCGGCCAAGGGCGGTGCGCGCAGCACCACCAGTGTCGATCTGTCGAAAACCTACCTGGACTGGGCGCGGCGCAACCTGTCGCTGAACGGTTTCTCCGAGCGTAATCGCCTGGAGCAGGGCGATGTCATGGCCTGGCTGGAAGGCAACCGCGACAGCTACGACCTGATCTTCATCGACCCGCCGACTTTCTCCAACTCCAAACGCATGGAAGGGGTGTTCGACGTTCAGCGTGACCATGTGCAGCTGCTCGACCTGGCCATGGCCCGCCTGGCACCGGGTGGCGTGCTGTATTTCTCGAACAACTTCCGCAAGTTCCAGCTCGATGAGCATGTGAGCACGCGTTATGCGGTCGAAGAAATCAGCGCCCAGACCCTGGACCCGGACTTCGCCCGCAACAACCGCATCCATCGCGCCTGGCGCCTGCAGTTGCGTTAA
- the rmf gene encoding ribosome modulation factor — MRRLKRDPLERAYSRGYQYGVTGKSRELCPFTLPSVRQAWINGWREGRGDNWDGMTGTAGIHRLNENHAVG, encoded by the coding sequence ATGAGAAGACTTAAGCGTGATCCGTTGGAAAGAGCATATTCACGTGGCTACCAATACGGGGTCACCGGCAAATCCCGCGAACTTTGCCCCTTTACTCTACCTTCAGTTCGCCAAGCCTGGATCAACGGCTGGCGCGAAGGTCGCGGTGATAACTGGGACGGAATGACTGGCACCGCTGGCATCCATAGACTCAACGAAAATCACGCCGTTGGCTGA
- the dacB gene encoding D-alanyl-D-alanine carboxypeptidase/D-alanyl-D-alanine-endopeptidase yields MIKKLRPLVLAGLLLPLALPSQAAAVNTTLPPKVQQALKANKLQDSALSLVMLPLNGPGPATVFNADVSVNPASTMKLVTTYAALELLGPTFQWKTEFYTDGTLSNGVLNGNLYLKGGGDPKLNMEKLWLLMRDLRANGVRTVTGDLVLDRSHFVQPNLPQFDDDGGDVNKPFLVKPDSLMINLKALRFVARNDGGKVTVAVEPPIASIHIDNQVKAVASKQCSGDVRYNPVPQADGISVTVTGQLGDGCNSQTYLSLLDHPTYAAGAVRAIWNELGGSIQGRDRFENVPKSARLLARAFSPDLVEVIRDINKYSNNTMAQQLFLSLGAQFRTDADGDDARAAQRVVRQWLAKKGITAPHLVMENGSGLSRAERVSTREMAALLQAAWNSPYSAEFISSMPLVGMDGTMRKRLKRTAMTGEGHIKTGTLNTVRAIAGFSRDSNGNTWAVAAILNDPKPWGASQVLDQVLLDLYRQPKLNNSATAAAP; encoded by the coding sequence ATGATCAAAAAGCTCCGCCCCCTCGTTCTCGCCGGCCTGCTGTTGCCACTCGCATTGCCCAGCCAGGCTGCTGCCGTCAATACCACCCTGCCGCCGAAGGTCCAACAGGCGCTCAAGGCCAACAAGCTGCAGGACAGCGCACTGTCGCTGGTCATGCTGCCGCTGAACGGCCCGGGCCCGGCCACCGTGTTCAACGCCGATGTGTCGGTCAACCCGGCTTCGACCATGAAGCTGGTCACCACCTACGCCGCCCTCGAACTGCTCGGCCCGACATTCCAATGGAAAACCGAGTTCTACACCGATGGCACCCTGAGCAACGGCGTGCTCAATGGCAACCTGTACCTCAAGGGCGGCGGCGACCCCAAGCTGAACATGGAAAAGCTCTGGCTGCTGATGCGTGACCTGCGCGCCAATGGCGTACGCACCGTAACCGGTGACCTGGTGCTGGACCGCAGCCACTTCGTGCAACCCAACCTGCCACAGTTCGACGATGACGGCGGTGACGTCAACAAGCCATTCCTGGTCAAGCCCGACTCGCTGATGATCAACCTCAAGGCCCTGCGCTTCGTTGCCCGCAACGACGGCGGCAAGGTAACCGTTGCCGTCGAACCACCGATCGCCAGCATCCATATCGATAACCAGGTCAAGGCTGTAGCCTCCAAGCAGTGCAGCGGCGACGTGCGCTATAACCCCGTGCCGCAGGCCGACGGCATCAGCGTGACCGTCACCGGCCAGCTGGGCGATGGCTGCAACTCGCAGACCTACCTGTCGCTGCTCGACCACCCGACCTACGCCGCAGGCGCCGTGCGGGCGATCTGGAACGAGTTGGGTGGCAGCATCCAGGGCCGCGACCGCTTTGAGAACGTGCCGAAGAGCGCACGCCTGCTGGCCCGGGCCTTCTCGCCCGACCTGGTGGAAGTGATTCGCGACATCAACAAATACAGTAACAACACCATGGCCCAGCAGCTGTTCCTGAGCCTGGGCGCACAGTTCCGCACCGACGCCGATGGCGACGATGCCCGTGCCGCGCAGCGCGTGGTGCGCCAGTGGCTGGCGAAGAAAGGCATCACCGCGCCGCACCTGGTGATGGAGAACGGCTCCGGCCTGTCGCGCGCCGAGCGGGTCAGCACCCGCGAGATGGCGGCACTGCTGCAGGCCGCGTGGAACAGCCCCTACTCGGCCGAGTTCATCAGCTCGATGCCGCTGGTGGGCATGGACGGCACCATGCGTAAACGCCTCAAGCGCACCGCCATGACCGGTGAAGGGCACATCAAGACCGGCACCCTGAACACCGTGCGGGCGATCGCCGGTTTCAGCCGCGACAGCAACGGCAATACCTGGGCGGTGGCGGCGATCCTCAACGATCCGAAGCCGTGGGGAGCCTCGCAAGTACTCGACCAGGTGCTGCTCGACCTGTATCGCCAGCCGAAACTGAACAACAGCGCGACCGCTGCGGCGCCTTGA
- a CDS encoding YggL family protein, whose protein sequence is MATNRSRRLRKKLCVDEFQELGFELNLGFKEDLSDEAIDAFLDAFLAEAMDANGLDYVGGDDFGLVCLANRGSVSEEQRATVEAWLKGRSELTTIEVSPLLDAWYPEKPINPAS, encoded by the coding sequence ATGGCTACCAACCGTTCCCGTCGTCTGCGCAAGAAGCTGTGCGTTGATGAATTCCAGGAGCTGGGTTTCGAACTGAACCTGGGTTTCAAGGAAGACCTGTCCGACGAAGCCATTGATGCCTTCCTCGACGCCTTCCTGGCTGAAGCCATGGATGCCAACGGCCTGGACTACGTCGGCGGCGATGATTTCGGCCTGGTCTGCCTGGCCAACCGCGGCTCGGTCAGCGAAGAGCAGCGTGCTACCGTCGAAGCCTGGCTCAAAGGCCGCAGCGAACTGACCACCATTGAAGTCAGCCCGCTGCTGGACGCCTGGTATCCGGAAAAGCCGATCAACCCGGCTTCCTGA
- a CDS encoding diguanylate cyclase: MSKWGVRAKVLGLCSEAMAAWAVALVALVAGVLLSAALALAAQAFYKQQLRQRFELLASERHSRIAERFDDQEQRLDGLRRFFTYSNEITPNEFDGYARPLLQRTQAYSWAPRVESGQRREFERQASAWLGQDYLIRELDGAGNWHPSPRRDHYYPVLYTQANTLQGQPYGLDLRSQPAREQALARALHPGSMAVSEPLDMLNVAPGFGRGLLMVAPVFSDARPADPPAGFVMALLNMRQLITEGLPVAADDNLVVRIIDPSGRDGHEVLFDSQNPVAALALGSTQLLHLADHHFQLDIRPSQAFLQANQSAAALAVGLLGGLLSLLLSALLYSLFSQRQRALTLVEQRTVALRVSEQSLRDTHNQLRSVLNAATQVAIIATSLKGEVSTFNAGAERMLGYSASEAIGHLQLEDLVMPEELSQRAHALSLRYGRHIAGGQAMFAETIQDSGGEPGEWTLVRKDGSHLLANMLVTAVLDEQGLWVGYLAICIDVTERRRVHEALALRDRLLEKLSAEVPGGIYQYQLGADGHSCFPYASQGLFDIYEVDLQMLREDATVVFERIHPDDLERVRRSVRYSAEHLSPWREEYRVCLPRAGLRWVRGEATPEPGEDGCTLWHGYLTDISDLKGVEEELRALSVTDALTGIHNRRYFQERLKVELDRAQRDGLDLAVIMLDIDHFKRINDQYGHAVGDHVLRSLCQRIGQRLRRTDVFCRLGGEEFMVLCPGSNAEQARMLAIELWHGVRSVPVEGVGKVTASFGVAGWRLGEGADALLLRADAGVYAAKQAGRDRVEAELT, encoded by the coding sequence ATGTCGAAGTGGGGCGTGCGTGCGAAGGTGCTGGGCCTGTGCAGCGAGGCGATGGCTGCCTGGGCGGTGGCGCTGGTGGCGTTGGTGGCCGGCGTGCTGCTTTCGGCTGCCTTGGCGCTGGCCGCGCAGGCGTTCTACAAGCAGCAGTTGCGCCAGCGTTTCGAACTGCTGGCCAGCGAACGCCATAGCCGCATCGCCGAGCGTTTCGACGACCAGGAGCAACGCCTGGATGGCTTGCGGCGCTTCTTTACCTACTCCAACGAAATCACCCCGAACGAATTCGATGGCTATGCGCGGCCCTTGCTGCAGCGGACCCAGGCCTATTCCTGGGCGCCGCGGGTCGAGTCCGGGCAGCGACGCGAGTTCGAGCGCCAGGCCAGTGCGTGGTTGGGGCAGGATTACCTGATTCGCGAGCTGGATGGCGCAGGAAACTGGCACCCTTCGCCACGGCGTGACCACTACTACCCGGTGCTCTACACCCAGGCCAACACTTTGCAGGGGCAACCCTACGGGCTCGACCTGCGTAGCCAGCCAGCCCGTGAGCAGGCCTTGGCGCGGGCACTGCATCCAGGCAGCATGGCGGTTTCCGAGCCGCTGGACATGCTCAACGTTGCTCCCGGCTTTGGCCGTGGGTTGCTGATGGTGGCACCGGTGTTCTCCGATGCACGGCCGGCTGACCCGCCAGCGGGTTTTGTCATGGCCTTGCTGAACATGCGCCAGTTGATCACCGAAGGCCTGCCTGTCGCTGCGGATGACAACCTGGTGGTGCGCATCATCGACCCGAGCGGGCGTGATGGCCATGAAGTGCTGTTCGATTCGCAGAACCCGGTGGCGGCACTGGCCTTGGGCAGCACGCAGTTGCTGCACCTTGCCGACCACCATTTTCAGCTCGACATTCGTCCGAGCCAGGCATTTCTGCAAGCCAACCAGTCTGCCGCTGCCTTGGCCGTGGGGCTGCTCGGCGGCTTGCTGAGCCTGTTGCTGAGTGCATTGCTCTACAGCCTGTTCAGCCAGCGCCAGCGTGCCTTGACCCTGGTCGAGCAGCGCACGGTGGCGCTGCGGGTCAGCGAGCAGTCGTTGCGCGATACTCACAATCAGTTGCGCAGCGTACTGAATGCCGCAACCCAGGTGGCCATCATCGCGACCAGCCTCAAAGGCGAAGTCAGCACCTTCAACGCCGGTGCCGAACGCATGTTGGGCTATTCGGCCAGTGAAGCCATTGGGCACCTGCAGCTGGAAGATCTGGTGATGCCTGAAGAGCTCAGCCAGCGCGCCCATGCCTTGAGCCTGCGCTATGGGCGGCACATCGCCGGTGGCCAGGCGATGTTCGCCGAGACCATCCAGGACAGTGGTGGCGAGCCGGGCGAGTGGACCTTGGTGCGCAAGGATGGCAGCCATTTGCTGGCCAACATGCTGGTGACTGCCGTACTCGATGAGCAGGGGCTATGGGTCGGCTACCTGGCGATCTGCATCGATGTCACCGAGCGGCGCCGTGTGCATGAGGCCTTGGCCCTGCGTGATCGCTTGCTGGAGAAACTCAGTGCGGAAGTGCCCGGCGGCATCTATCAATACCAGCTGGGTGCCGATGGTCACTCATGCTTCCCGTATGCCAGCCAGGGGCTGTTCGATATCTACGAGGTCGACCTGCAGATGTTGCGCGAGGATGCCACAGTGGTATTCGAGCGCATTCATCCTGATGACCTGGAGCGCGTGCGCCGTTCGGTGCGTTATTCCGCCGAACACCTTTCGCCGTGGCGTGAAGAATACCGGGTGTGCCTGCCGCGTGCCGGGTTGCGCTGGGTGCGCGGCGAAGCGACGCCGGAGCCTGGCGAAGACGGTTGTACGCTGTGGCATGGCTACCTCACCGATATCTCCGACCTCAAAGGGGTCGAGGAAGAGTTGCGTGCATTGTCGGTGACCGATGCGCTGACCGGCATTCATAACCGTCGCTATTTCCAGGAGCGGCTCAAGGTCGAACTGGACCGCGCCCAGCGTGATGGGCTGGACCTGGCGGTGATCATGCTCGACATCGACCATTTCAAACGGATCAACGATCAGTATGGCCATGCCGTAGGTGATCATGTGTTGCGCAGCCTGTGCCAACGGATCGGTCAGCGTTTGCGCCGCACCGATGTGTTCTGTCGGTTGGGTGGGGAAGAGTTCATGGTGCTGTGCCCGGGCAGCAATGCCGAGCAGGCACGGATGTTGGCCATTGAGCTGTGGCATGGGGTGCGCAGCGTGCCGGTAGAAGGAGTGGGCAAGGTGACCGCAAGCTTTGGTGTGGCCGGATGGCGGCTGGGGGAGGGGGCGGATGCCTTGCTGCTGCGCGCGGATGCCGGGGTGTATGCGGCCAAGCAGGCTGGCCGAGACAGGGTCGAGGCAGAGTTGACCTGA
- a CDS encoding ATP-binding protein, with protein MVQMFACLGFILALACDLAQASSHEVVPYTLLARSSTQPLSPRLTEQQRQWLQGRHALILGTSAPDYPPFDITGGGQVYQGLTAEYANLIGKALNLPVQVMRYPHRKAAVEALKRGDIDLLGSANGYEAATEGLALSHPYAVDQPVLVTREDEGQPLNAGLAGMRLGMLYHYLPQEKVRAAYPKAELLAFGSSTQALNAVAFGQTDVFIGDTISTHYQLTRGHLPRLRMASFGQHENVGFSFAMRAQDVQLKTLVNATLDRQSSALRTSIFKRWSAGGDLLLSDRKLQLTAGEEKWLLNHPVMRVAIDETAAPLSYFDGSGHFRGITADLLDLIRLRTGLRFEVQRANGIADMLARLESGRVNMIAALASDGITDKRLHLSRPYLESPHVLVTRARDEKYGSLEQLNGRRIAISRYSNLDDLLATRFPQVGWIETESSYYSVALLNSGAVDAVITPLIDANHALAANSDLIIRNTVGSEPAIFAMATSEQDMPLATILDKALLSISPEELGVINNRWRGYDVHEDVSWPAWRRLILQVLLGTGLLLLLALIWNARLRGQIKHRQRAERALNDQLEFMGALLNGTPHPMYVRDREGRLQSCNASYLEAVQARLEDVIARRLDESPFTGTENTRQIQADYQQVMAAGVPLIIDRPLRFKDREITIYHWILPYRDSLGEVQGIIGGWIDISDRRKLVQELREAKRLADDANRAKSTFLATISHEIRTPMNAVIGMLELALRRALQGQVDPTSLEVAHHSAKDLLGLIGDILDIVRIESGHLSLSPEAVDPSALVESVGRVFDGQARQKGLALQISINPSARVHALLDPLRFKQILSNLVSNAIKFTEQGQIQVTLGLRDEGPGVPPTLEFEVRDSGIGIHDDDLQRLFNPFVQANPHSQGARAGTGLGLAICRSLCEMMGGSLSIKSLPGFGTQVRLLMPLERVDTPLPPALEVEEIEVPAQDLKVLVIDDHPANLMLMAQQLGYLGLSHASASDGREGLDKWHRTPFDVLVLDCNMPHMNGYQVATAVRCEERKSGRPRCVILGYTANAQPEVRQKCLSAGMDDCLLKPISLRTLSQCLTRITPHLRQVVAPPFNLAGLAGIVGNNPESRCRFLTAVHASLQEDLTLLMGFDPVHQAAEIREQAHKILSAARLLEAKGMMKACAALEEQHSPAACIKLQRQVLARHMRRTEKALARELARA; from the coding sequence ATGGTGCAAATGTTCGCCTGCCTGGGGTTCATCCTGGCGCTGGCCTGCGACCTGGCGCAGGCCTCATCCCATGAAGTCGTGCCCTATACGCTGCTAGCCCGCTCTTCGACCCAACCGCTGAGCCCGCGGTTGACGGAACAACAGCGGCAATGGCTGCAGGGGCGGCACGCCCTGATTCTGGGCACCTCAGCGCCCGACTACCCGCCCTTTGACATCACTGGCGGCGGCCAGGTCTACCAAGGGCTCACCGCCGAATACGCCAATCTGATTGGCAAGGCATTGAACCTGCCGGTCCAGGTCATGCGCTACCCCCACAGGAAAGCGGCGGTCGAGGCGCTCAAACGGGGGGACATTGACCTGCTCGGCAGTGCCAACGGTTACGAAGCGGCAACCGAGGGACTGGCGCTTTCTCACCCCTATGCCGTCGACCAACCCGTGCTGGTCACACGGGAAGATGAAGGGCAGCCACTCAATGCAGGCCTTGCCGGCATGCGCCTGGGCATGCTGTACCACTACCTGCCCCAGGAAAAGGTCCGCGCAGCCTACCCCAAGGCCGAATTGCTGGCATTCGGCTCTTCTACGCAAGCACTCAATGCTGTGGCATTTGGCCAGACGGACGTGTTCATCGGCGACACTATTTCCACACACTACCAGCTTACCCGCGGGCACTTGCCACGCCTGCGCATGGCCAGTTTCGGCCAGCACGAAAACGTCGGCTTCAGTTTTGCCATGCGCGCTCAGGACGTGCAGCTCAAGACGTTGGTCAATGCAACGCTAGACCGCCAGTCCAGCGCCTTGCGGACCAGCATTTTCAAACGCTGGAGTGCTGGCGGTGACCTGCTGCTGAGCGATCGCAAACTCCAGCTGACGGCCGGGGAGGAAAAATGGCTGCTCAACCACCCGGTGATGCGGGTCGCCATCGACGAAACGGCAGCGCCACTGTCCTATTTCGATGGCAGTGGCCATTTTCGCGGTATAACTGCCGACCTGCTGGACCTGATACGCCTGCGTACCGGCCTGCGCTTCGAGGTGCAGCGGGCCAATGGCATCGCCGACATGCTTGCCCGACTGGAAAGCGGGCGCGTGAACATGATTGCTGCGCTGGCCAGCGACGGTATCACCGACAAACGCCTGCACCTGAGCCGGCCCTACCTTGAAAGCCCGCATGTACTGGTCACCCGCGCACGTGATGAAAAGTACGGTTCGCTGGAGCAACTGAACGGGCGTCGCATTGCCATCTCCCGCTACAGCAACCTGGATGACCTGCTGGCAACCCGCTTCCCACAGGTTGGCTGGATCGAGACGGAGAGTTCCTATTATTCCGTGGCGCTGCTCAACAGTGGCGCCGTCGACGCGGTGATCACCCCCTTGATCGACGCCAACCACGCCCTGGCCGCCAATAGCGACCTGATCATTCGCAATACGGTGGGCAGCGAGCCGGCCATCTTCGCCATGGCCACCAGCGAACAGGACATGCCACTTGCCACAATCCTCGACAAAGCCCTGCTGAGCATTTCGCCGGAAGAGCTGGGTGTCATAAACAATCGTTGGCGCGGCTACGATGTCCATGAGGATGTCAGCTGGCCAGCCTGGCGGCGCCTGATCCTGCAAGTGCTGCTGGGCACCGGCCTGTTGCTGTTGCTGGCACTGATCTGGAACGCCCGGCTGCGCGGGCAGATCAAGCATCGCCAACGCGCCGAACGCGCACTGAACGATCAGCTGGAGTTCATGGGCGCGCTGCTCAACGGCACCCCGCACCCGATGTACGTGCGCGACCGGGAGGGCCGCCTGCAGAGCTGCAACGCCAGCTACCTGGAAGCCGTCCAGGCCCGCCTGGAAGACGTGATTGCCAGGCGCCTGGACGAGAGCCCGTTCACCGGCACCGAGAACACACGTCAGATTCAGGCCGACTACCAGCAGGTAATGGCCGCCGGCGTACCACTGATCATCGACCGACCTTTGCGCTTCAAGGACAGGGAAATCACCATCTACCACTGGATCCTGCCGTATCGTGACTCGCTGGGTGAAGTGCAAGGGATCATTGGCGGCTGGATCGATATCAGCGATCGCCGCAAGCTGGTTCAGGAACTGCGCGAGGCCAAGCGCCTGGCCGATGACGCCAACCGCGCCAAAAGCACCTTCCTTGCCACCATCAGCCATGAGATCCGCACGCCGATGAATGCGGTCATAGGCATGCTCGAACTGGCCCTGAGGCGCGCCCTGCAGGGGCAAGTAGACCCCACCTCGCTGGAAGTCGCCCACCATTCGGCCAAGGATCTGCTTGGCCTGATCGGCGATATCCTGGATATCGTGCGTATCGAGTCTGGCCACCTGTCTCTCAGCCCGGAAGCAGTCGACCCCTCGGCACTGGTCGAGTCGGTTGGCCGCGTTTTCGATGGCCAAGCACGCCAGAAGGGCCTGGCCCTGCAAATCAGCATCAACCCCAGCGCCCGTGTCCATGCTTTGCTCGACCCACTGCGCTTCAAGCAGATCCTGTCCAACCTCGTCAGCAACGCCATCAAGTTCACAGAGCAAGGGCAAATCCAGGTCACGCTCGGCTTGCGCGACGAAGGCCCTGGCGTGCCGCCGACGCTGGAGTTCGAAGTGCGTGACAGTGGCATCGGCATTCACGACGATGATTTGCAGCGGCTGTTCAACCCGTTCGTCCAGGCAAATCCACATAGCCAGGGTGCCCGTGCAGGCACAGGGCTGGGCCTGGCCATCTGCCGAAGCCTGTGCGAGATGATGGGTGGCAGCCTGAGCATCAAGAGCCTTCCGGGCTTTGGCACGCAGGTTCGCCTGCTGATGCCGCTGGAGCGTGTCGATACCCCGCTGCCACCCGCATTGGAGGTGGAAGAGATCGAAGTACCTGCTCAAGACCTGAAGGTGCTGGTCATCGACGATCACCCTGCCAACCTGATGCTGATGGCACAGCAACTGGGCTACCTGGGGCTCAGCCATGCCAGCGCCAGCGATGGTCGCGAGGGCCTGGACAAATGGCACCGCACGCCGTTCGACGTACTGGTGCTCGATTGCAACATGCCGCACATGAACGGCTACCAGGTTGCCACCGCCGTTCGTTGCGAAGAGCGCAAGAGCGGGCGCCCGCGTTGCGTCATTCTGGGTTACACCGCGAACGCTCAACCCGAAGTCAGGCAGAAGTGCCTCAGTGCCGGCATGGACGATTGCCTGCTCAAGCCCATCAGCCTGCGTACCCTCAGCCAATGCCTGACCAGGATCACGCCCCATCTACGGCAAGTCGTTGCCCCGCCGTTCAACCTTGCGGGCCTGGCCGGCATCGTCGGCAACAATCCCGAAAGCCGTTGCCGTTTTCTCACCGCAGTGCATGCAAGCCTGCAAGAAGACCTGACGCTACTCATGGGCTTCGATCCCGTCCATCAGGCAGCCGAGATCCGCGAGCAGGCGCACAAGATCCTCAGCGCGGCACGGCTGCTGGAAGCAAAAGGCATGATGAAGGCCTGCGCGGCCCTGGAGGAGCAACATTCGCCTGCGGCATGCATCAAACTGCAGCGGCAGGTACTGGCACGGCATATGCGCCGAACGGAGAAAGCGCTGGCCAGGGAGCTGGCCAGGGCTTGA
- a CDS encoding response regulator transcription factor, with amino-acid sequence MNTVFIVDDHPVIRLAVRMLLENQNYKVVGESDNGVDAMQMIRETQPELVILDISIPRLDGLEVLSRFQAMALPLKVLILTAQSPALFAVRCMHSGAAGYVCKQEDLNELLSAIKAVIAGYNYFPSQAIHNNHETADSDLRLFRLVNDRELMVLQLFAQGRSNQEIAKGMFLSNKTVSTYKKRLMQKLQADSLVELIEMAKRNALV; translated from the coding sequence ATGAATACTGTATTTATTGTCGATGACCATCCTGTCATCCGCCTTGCTGTCCGCATGCTGCTTGAAAACCAGAATTACAAGGTTGTAGGCGAATCGGACAACGGCGTGGATGCCATGCAGATGATTCGTGAAACCCAACCCGAACTGGTGATCCTGGACATCAGCATCCCCAGGCTTGACGGCCTGGAGGTACTTTCGCGCTTCCAGGCCATGGCCCTGCCGCTGAAGGTGCTGATCCTCACCGCGCAGTCTCCGGCGCTGTTCGCCGTTCGCTGCATGCACTCAGGTGCAGCGGGTTATGTGTGCAAACAGGAAGATCTGAATGAACTGCTCAGTGCGATCAAGGCCGTAATCGCCGGATACAACTATTTCCCCAGCCAGGCCATTCACAACAACCACGAAACAGCGGACTCCGATTTGCGACTTTTCCGACTCGTTAACGATCGAGAACTGATGGTCCTGCAACTTTTTGCCCAAGGTCGCAGCAATCAGGAAATAGCCAAGGGCATGTTCCTGAGCAACAAGACTGTCAGTACCTACAAGAAGCGACTCATGCAGAAACTGCAGGCCGATTCCTTGGTCGAGCTGATCGAAATGGCTAAACGCAACGCGCTGGTCTGA